One window of Plasmodium falciparum 3D7 genome assembly, chromosome: 7 genomic DNA carries:
- a CDS encoding erythrocyte membrane protein 1, PfEMP1, which translates to MAPPGGSVGAGSGGEEDAKHMFDRIGEEVYKEVKNGGAEKYFYELHGTLSKARFENEPEGLQTQGNPCQLDHRYHTNATNVRSYPCRAGKEERFSQVHGGECDKNKIRDNEDDRVGACAPFRRLHLCVRNLENINIKKKIDNDNLLADVCLAAKYEGDLIKTHYTPYEHKYGDSPSQLCTMLARSFADIGDIVRGKDLYLGNSREKEKLQTNLKSIFQNIYKNLKKPAQKHYSDPHANFYKLREDWWYANRQQVWYAITCGAEGYQYFRKTACNGGKSSTPNKCRCTTHDVPTYFDYVPQYLRWFEEWAEDFCRKRKKQLTDAIKNCREEDENGENRYCDLNGYDCKNTAKGKNKYKHDQECIKCSSVCIPFGPWIKNQKQEFEKQKNKYENEILGKSRRKRSIGSDTYDGYIEQFYDILKREYRDVDKFLDLLSKETACKQQPYDEPRTIDISFKNPEGIDIFSSTKYCQACPWCGIEEQKVNGRWIAKGDEDCNNKEIIKFNNEDTTDISILSTDRGKTKILEKLGSFCRNGEKIKKDDWKCHYDDNDKSDNCILQNDNKNTKNQEIESFNSLFWHWINEMLKDSILWSKELDRCIKKDDKSKCISGCKKNCECFKNWVAQKQQEWKQIEQHYEKEDFELSGPYGILEGNLQIYYLPMIQEAHPKDEAVQKMEDIIEKNKPNMLSVKEHDNSITKFLQHEEEDANKCTGIHNDAKCNQQKKQKTPGGGDDARSDTSHDGARPQPPPITNHHEEHDDDEDDDPNKIRSIKFEDEKHIQPKFKEHPDEVKETEEAEETEEGTDGGGEIPQKETQPAEATTEDGTGETTQITKEDGVKPCDIVSKLFQNPNDFSDACTLKYVTGKNYGWKCIPSGDKTATSSGNGERPSRSKRGAEPTSDGVPTTGGKDGATGGSICVPPRRRRLYVTPLTRLAGGDGNTQAGETTQGNGASTETPEASLRRAFVESAAVETFFLWHKYKEEKKTPATQNGALPLPLAPDVSPPSENPQTKLEGGNIPEEFLRQMFYTLGDYRDILVRGGDVNSDSEKKDGDSNSDRNIVLNAGGDKASMEKIQQEIDEIIKQSGNNKGTSGTTSRGPQIGSHSPNPDKQQTEREKWWDKHAPSIWNGMICALTYEEKTNSASGSESKIEQNQKLKDKLWDNDGNKPKNDNYTYDKVELKEENSGPKGQTESSSPSGDNTPLSHFISRPTYFRYLEEWGQNFCKERKKRLEKIKEECRSGNYGKEHCSGDGHYCKTSDLKHHKMFQDFVCRDCYKQCRKYKKWIDIKFDEYQNQKHKYQGEYDKLTKVDCPNNGDKKFCEEIKKHSSAAEFLKSLKHCKDGQNNNDQNNIIDFENTKTTFGPLDYCKTCPLNGVNCNVIRGTNGCIENRQKWKDVFDKIHKDNEKITENITVEMIDRRGINIDKKFEQLFKESYLFKSVREQNWECKVINNDTDVCKLTNFDETIDLNDYTTFKVFLEYWLDDFLYGYYLLKKRKIIEKCTQKEGKTCNENSKNDCACVGKWVQQKGKEWESIKDHFQKRQYGNGDDIKSKVKMFLEKLQSLTELNKIMKPCTSLDKFKASLKCNSTENSEKGGKDGKKSDIIECMLEDLDTKIKTGSCLTQPSGEKQAECEKYTPPDDEDLLLEEENENQVEAPKICEGVIKPETKVVDEHACKTDAPQPDVKEEEEEKEEEIVQPATTGDEGTKELPLTPPAPAPAAPSSTPATPNHQPLPSDNTSDILKTTIPFGIALALTSIALLFLKKKTKSSVGNLFQILQIPKSDYDIPTKLSPNRYIPYTSGKYRGKRYIYLEGDSGTDSGYTDHYSDITSSESEYEEMDINDIYVPDSPKYKTLIEVVLEPSGNNTTASGKNTPSDTQNDIQSDGIPSSKITDNEWNTLKKDFISNMLQNTQNTEPNILRDNVDNNTHPTTSHHNVEEKPFIMSIHDRNLFSGEEYNYDMFNSGNNPINISDSTNSMDSLTSNNHSPYNDKNDLYSGIDLINDALSGNHIDIYDEMLKRKENELFGTNHVKHTSTHSVAKNTNSDPILNQINLFHKWLDRHRDMCEKWKNNHERLPKLKELWENETHSGDINSGIPSGNHVLNTDVSIQIHMDNPKPKNEFKNMDTTPNKSTMDTMLDDLEKYNEPYYYDFYKNDIYYDVNDDDKTSMDNNNNLVDKNNPVDNNNSTYNHRNPADINKNFVHKNNQNQHPIEKPTKIQIEMNSNNREVVEQQYPIADIWNI; encoded by the exons ATGGCGCCGCCAGGAGGTAGCGTTGGTGCTGGTAGTGGTGGTGAGGAAGATGCCAAACATATGTTTGATAGGATAGGAGAAGAAGTGTACAAAGAAGTGAAGAATGGTGGTgctgaaaaatatttttatgaattgCATGGAACTTTGTCAAAAGCAAGATTTGAGAATGAACCAGAGGGTCTACAAACACAAGGAAATCCATGCCAACTTGATCATAGATATCATACTAATGCTACTAACGTTAGAAGTTATCCATGTAGAGCTGGAAAAGAAGAACGTTTTTCTCAAGTACATGGCGGTGAATGTGATAAGAACAAAATAAGAGATAATGAAGACGACAGGGTAGGAGCATGTGCTCCCTTCAGAAGATTACATTTATGCGTTAGAAATTTAGAAAATatcaatattaaaaaaaaaattgataatgATAACTTATTGGCAGATGTATGTCTTGCAGCCAAATATGAAGGGGACTTAATAAAAACACATTATACACCATATGAACACAAATATGGTGATTCTCCTTCTCAATTATGTACTATGTTGGCACGAAGTTTTGCAGATATAGGTGATATCGTACGCGGTAAAGATCTTTATCTTGGAAATAGcagagaaaaagaaaaattacaaaCAAATTTAAAAAGCATTttccaaaatatatataaaaatttgaaGAAGCCAGCACAAAAACATTATAGCGATCCACACgcaaatttttataaattacgAGAAGATTGGTGGTATGCTAATAGACAACAAGTATGGTACGCGATAACATGCGGCGCTGAGGGTTATCAATATTTTCGAAAAACAGCATGTAATGGAGGAAAATCTTCGACTCCTAATAAATGCCGATGTACCACTCATGATGTTCCCACATATTTTGACTACGTGCCACAGTATCTTCGCTGGTTCGAGGAATGGGCCGAAGATTTTTGCCGTAAAcgaaaaaaacaattaacaGATGCTATAAAAAATTGTCGTGAAGAAGATGAAAACGGTGAGAACCGATATTGTGATCTTAATGGTTATGATTGCAAGAATACAGCTAAAGGAAAAAACAAGTACAAGCATGACCAAGAATGTATTAAGTGTTCTAGTGTATGTATTCCTTTTGGACCCTGGATAAAGAACCAAAAACAAGAAtttgaaaaacaaaaaaacaaatatgaaaatgaaatattaggTAAAAGTAGGAGAAAACGAAGTATAGGTAGTGATACGTATGATGGATATATTGAacaattttatgatatattaaaacgtGAATATAGAGATGTTGATAAATTTTTAGATTTATTAAGTAAAGAAACAGCATGTAAACAACAACCTTATGATGAACCAAGAACAATTGATATTAGTTTCAAAAATCCTGAAGGTATTGACATATTTTCTAGTACAAAATATTGTCAAGCATGTCCATGGTGTGGAATTGAAGAACAAAAAGTAAATGGAAGATGGATAGCTAAAGGTGATGAAGActgtaataataaagaaataataaagtttaataatgaagatacTACTGATATATCAATACTTTCCACTGATAGAGGAAAGACAAAAATTCTAGAAAAATTAGGAAGTTTCTGCAGAAATGGcgaaaagataaaaaaagatGATTGGAAATGtcattatgatgataatgataaaagtGATAATTGCATACTACAAAAtgacaataaaaatacaaaaaatcaGGAAATTGAGTCATTTAACTCACTTTTTTGGCATTGGATAAATGAAATGTTAAAAGATTCTATATTATGGAGTAAAGAACTTGATAGgtgtataaaaaaagatgataaaTCCAAATGTATAAGTGGCTGTAAAAAAAACTGTGAATGTTTTAAAAACTGGGTTGCACAAAAACAACAAGAATGGAAACAAATTGAACAACACTATGAGAAAGAAGATTTTGAGTTATCTGGTCCTTATGGGATTCTTGAAGGGAATTTGCAAATCTATTATTTGCCAATGATTCAAGAAGCTCATCCAAAAGATGAAGCCGTACAAAAAATGGAAGatataattgaaaaaaataaaccaaATATGTTAAGTGTTAAAGAACATGATAATTCAATAACCAAGTTCTTACAGCACGAAGAAGAGGACGCCAATAAATGTACAGGCATCCACAACGACGCAAAATGCAAccaacaaaaaaaacaaaaaacacCCGGCGGAGGTGATGACGCCCGCTCCGACACTTCCCACGACGGAGCACGACCACAACCACCACCTATCACCAACCACCACGAGGAACACGACGACGACGAAGACGACGACCCCAACAAGATCCGTAGTATCAAATTCGAGGACGAAAAACACATACAACCCAAATTCAAAGAACACCCCGACGAGGTGAAGGAGACGGAGGAAGCCGAGGAGACGGAGGAAGGCACGGACGGAGGGGGGGAGATACCACAAAAAGAGACACAACCGGCAGAGGCAACCACAGAAGACGGGACGGGAGAGACCACACAGATAACAAAAGAAGACGGGGTGAAGCCATGTGATATAGTGTCTAAACTCTTTCAGAACCCAAACGATTTTTCCGACGCTTGTACCCTCAAATATGTTACTGGTAAAAACTACGGTTGGAAATGTATACCAAGTGGTGACAAAACAGCCACAAGTAGTGGTAACGGTGAACGTCCCTCACGTTCCAAACGTGGTGCCGAACCCACTAGTGATGGCGTTCCTACCACTGGTGGTAAAGACGGAGCCACCGGTGGTAGTATTTGTGTGCCACCCAGGAGGCGACGATTATATGTCACACCACTAACGAGATTGGCAGGTGGTGACGGTAACACACAGGCGGGTGAGACAACACAAGGTAACGGCGCGTCGACAGAGACGCCCGAGGCATCTCTCCGTCGTGCCTTCGTGGAGTCCGCCGCGGTAGAAACTTTTTTCTTATGGCATAAGTATaaagaagagaaaaaaacACCAGCAACACAAAATGGAGCACTTCCATTACCACTTGCCCCAGATGTGTCACCGCCAAGCGAGAACCCACAAACCAAATTAGAAGGTGGAAACATACCTGAGGAATTTTTGCGTCAAATGTTTTATACATTAGGAGATTATAGGGATATTTTAGTACGTGGTGGAGACGTAAACAGTGATAGCGAAAAGAAGGATGGTGATAGTAATAGTGACAGAAATATTGTTCTTAATGCAGGGGGTGATAAGGCTTCTATGGAGAAAATACAACAAGAAATAGATGAAATTATCAAACAAAGTGGCAACAACAAAGGTACTAGTGGCACAACTTCTCGTGGACCACAAATTGGTAGCCACTCCCCAAATCCTGACAAACAACAAACCGAACGTGAAAAATGGTGGGATAAACACGCCCCTTCCATCTGGAATGGAATGATATGTGCTTTAACCTATGAAGAGAAGACAAATAGTGCTAGTGGTAGTGAAAGCAAAATAGAACAGAATCAGAAATTGAAAGATAAACTTTGGGATAACGACGGCAACAAACCAAAAAACGACAACTATACGTACGATAAAGTGGAACTTAAAGAAGAAAACAGTGGCCCCAAAGGCCAAACCGAATCCTCCTCACCCAGTGGTGATAACACCCCCCTCTCCCATTTTATTTCTCGCCCCACCTACTTCCGTTACCTTGAAGAATGGGGTCAAAATTTTTGTAAAGAGAGGAAAAAGAGGTTAGAGAAGATAAAGGAGGAATGTCGCAGTGGCAACTATGGTAAAGAGCATTGTAGTGGGGATGGACATTATTGTAAAACATCAGACCTTAAACATCATAAAATGTTTCAGGATTTTGTTTGTCGTGATTGTTATAAACAatgtagaaaatataaaaaatggataGATATAAAATTCGATGAATATCAAAAtcaaaaacataaatatcaaggggaatatgataaattaacAAAAGTTGATTGTCCTAATAATGGTGATAAGAAATTTtgtgaagaaataaaaaaacattcGTCTGCTGCAGAATTTTTGAAATCATTGAAACATTGCAAAGATGgccaaaataataatgatcaaaataatataatagattTTGAGAATACTAAAACAACGTTTGGCCCTTTAGATTATTGTAAAACGTGTCCTTTGAATGGAGTTAATTGTAATGTTATACGTGGTACAAATGGATGCATAGAAAATCGACAGAAATGGAAAGATGTTTTtgataaaatacataaagaCAATGAAAAGATTACTGAGAATATTACTGTAGAAATGATTGATCGTAGGGGAATTAATATTGATAAGAAATTTGAACAATTGTTTAAAGAATCATATCTTTTTAAAAGTGTAAGAGAACAAAACTGGGAATGTAAagttattaataatgatacgGATGTGTGCAAACTTACTAATTTTGACGAAACTATAGACCTTAATGACTATACTACATTTAAAGTATTTCTAGAATATTGGTTAGatgattttttatatggttattatttattgaaaaaaagaaaaataatcgAAAAATGTACACAAAAAGAAGGAAAGACATGTAATGAAAATTCAAAAAACGATTGTGCATGTGTGGGAAAATGGGTTCAACAAAAGGGAAAAGAATGGGAAAGCATAAAAGATCATTTTCAGAAACGACAATATGGTAATGGAGATGATATTAAGTCTAAAGTTAAAATGTTTTTGGAGAAATTGCAATCTCTAACTGAACTTAACAAAATTATGAAACCTTGTACATCTTTAGATAAGTTCAAGGCATCACTTAAATGTAATAGCACTGAGAATTCAGAAAAAGGTGGTAAAGATGGTAAAAAAAGTGATATTATAGAATGTATGCTTGAAGATCTTgacacaaaaataaaaacaggATCTTGTTTAACCCAACCTAGTGGCGAAAAACAAGCAGAGTGTGAAAAATACACCCCCCCTGATGATGAGGACTTACTCcttgaagaagaaaatgaaaaccAAGTGGAAGCACCGAAAATTTGTGAAGGTGTAATAAAACCAGAAACAAAAGTAGTAGATGAACACGCTTGCAAAACAGACGCTCCTCAACCCGACgttaaagaagaagaagaagaaaaagaagaagaaatagTGCAACCGGCAACAACAGGTGACGAAGGCACAAAGGAACTTCCATTAACACCCCCAGCACCGGCCCCTGCGGCGCCTTCATCAACCCCAGCAACACCAAACCATCAACCACTCCCAAGTGATAATACCAgcgatatattaaaaactaCTATCCCGTTTGGTATTGCATTGGCCTTGACTTCGATTGCGCTTTTATTTTTGAAg aaaaaaaccAAATCATCTGTTGGAAATTTATTCCAAATACTGCAAATACCCAAAAGTGATTATGATATACCGACAAAACTTTCACCCAATAGATATATACCTTATACTAGTGGTAAATACAGAGGCAAACGGTACATTTACCTTGAAGGAGATAGTGGAACAGATAGTGGTTACACCGATCATTATAGTGATATAACCTCTTCCGAAAGTGAGTATGAAGAGAtggatattaatgatatatatgtacctGATAGtcctaaatataaaacattgatTGAAGTCGTACTTGAACCTAGTGGTAACAACACAACAGCTAGTGGTAAAAACACACCTAGTGATACACAAAATGATATACAAAGTGATGGTATACCTAGTAGTAAAATTACAGATAATGAGTGGAATACATTGAAAAAAGATTTTATATCTAATATGTTACAAAATACACAAAATACAGAACCAAATATTTTACGTGATaatgttgataataatacCCATCCTACCACGTCACATCATAATGTGGAAGAAAAACCTTTTATTATGTCCATTCATGATAGAAATTTATTTAGTGGAGAAGAATACAATTATGATATGTTTAATAGTGGGAATAATCCAATAAACATTAGTGATTCAACAAATAGTATGGATAGTCTAACAAGTAACAACCATAGTccatataatgataaaaatgatttatatagTGGTATCGACCTAATCAACGACGCACTAAGTGGTAatcatattgatatatatgatgaaatgCTCAAacgaaaagaaaatgaattattcGGGACAAATCATGTGAAACATACGAGTACACATAGTGTTgcaaaaaatacaaatagtGATCCTATACTCAATCAAATAAATTTGTTCCATAAATGGTTAGATAGACATAGAGATATGTGCGAAAAGTGGAAAAATAATCACGAACGGTTACCCAAATTGAAAGAATTGTGGGAAAATGAGACACATAGTGGTGACATAAATAGTGGTATACCTAGTGGTAACCATGTGTTGAATACTGATGTTTCTATACAAATACATATGGATAATCCTAAACCAAAGAATGAATTTAAGAATATGGATACAACCCCCAACAAATCTACTATGGATACTATGCTGGATGATCTAGAAAAGTATAACGAACCCTACTACtatgatttttataaaaatgatatctattatgatgtaaatgatgatgataaaacaTCTATGGATAACAACAATAACCTTGTAGATAAGAATAACCCTGTGGATAATAACAACTCCACCTATAACCACCGCAACCCTGCAGatattaacaaaaatttTGTGCATAAAAACAACCAAAACCAACACCCTATAGAAAAACCTACCAAAATACAAATTGAAATGAATTCAAATAATCGGGAAGTGGTCGAACAGCAATATCCTATAGCGGATATATggaatatatga